In Leptodactylus fuscus isolate aLepFus1 chromosome 2, aLepFus1.hap2, whole genome shotgun sequence, one genomic interval encodes:
- the LOC142195067 gene encoding uncharacterized protein LOC142195067, with the protein MGDHCYRNETLPENYVNTTCPTYCALYRHNSSYYETMCDKHCIHHLCNDSAQDRCTINCCNSSECFMLSDNGNNGMQQNSTSMPSTPVMTTTSTTVPTTTTTIAYSDLKCRSFKCDGTDCYKTKTTAQTKQCRVGIKHCELQKMVKDGAISYEGGCSNTCSTSTKSCASITNGDCFQECCNATNTGCCMKLDGQVHFNAAPLVRKGSILKIFTCAFFVIFISRFLSSSHA; encoded by the exons ATGGGAGATCACTGTTATAGAAATGAAACGCTACCTGAAAATTATGTCAACACTACATGCCCTACTTACTGCGCG TTGTATCGTCACAACAGTTCATATTATGAGACTATGTGCGATAAACATTGCATCCATCACCTGTGTAATGACTCAGCACAAGACAGATGTACTATAAACTGCTGCAATTCTTCAGAATGCTTCATGTTATCTGACAATGGCAATAATG GCATGCAACAAAACAGTACAAGTATGCCAAGCACTCCGGTCATGACTACAACTTCTACAACCGTGCCCACAACCACTACTACCATTGCTTACAGT GATTTGAAATGCAGATCATTCAAGTGTGATGGGACAGACTGCTATAAAACTAAGACTACTGCACAAACAAAACAGTGTCGAGTTGGAATAAAGCATTGtgag CTGCAAAAAATGGTGAAAGACGGTGCCATCTCTTATGAGGGGGGCTGCAGTAATACCTGTTCCACCAGTACTAAATCCTGTGCATCAATAACTAATGGCGACTGTTTCCAGGAATGTTGTAATGCTACAAATACTGGATGTTGCATGAAATTAGACGGTCAGGTGCACTTCAACGCTGCACCTCTTGTCCGGAAGGGTTCAATACTAAAAATATTCACTTGTGCcttttttgttattttcatttCCCGCTTTCTTTCTTCTTCACATGCATAA